One Candidatus Bipolaricaulota bacterium genomic window, GGACGATGTCGAGCCTGATCACCGCTCCGATCCCGGAGACCGTTCCGGTGATCTCGTGTCCAGTGGTGGTGAGGACGATGTCCGCCCCGCTCACAGCCAGCCCGGTCCAGAACAGGGAGATGATCACTAGTACGAGGGCAACCTTACGCTGCATTTAAACCTCCTTGCTTTCAGGGACGCTTCACCATACCACCTCTGGGTCCCTTCCGTCAAGTTGTGATAACGGCAGCGGCACGAATCGGGGTTCCTTCCACCCCGGTGATCTTGAGAGGGAACGCGATGAACCGCGCATCCTGTACGCCGATGAGTGCTTCGAGATTGACGAGTCCTTCAACGATCGGGATCCCCGCCCCGAGGAGGACGTGATGGACCGGGAAGTCGGGTGAATCAGGCGGATCAGGACTCGGGGTGTCGAGCCCGAGGATGGCGATCCCCTGAGTGACGAGGAACTCCGCCCCGGCCGGGGTGATGATCGGGTAGTCCCGATAGAACCGCTCTGTCCCGATCTCCTTATCCCATCCGGTGTGGATCAATACAGCCTTCCCAACGAGGTTTCCGGCGGCGGAGAGCTCTTCCGGTCCGATCTCCCTGGCTCGGGTGTCGACAAGCGCGATCGGGGGGAGGACGAGGGGAAGCTCGCTCACGTCCGGCCCGTCTGCGATGAAGTGATGCGGGGAATCAAAGTGGGTGCCACAATGGGCGTGGAAGAAGGTGAGGCGCGACAGCGCGTACCCGTCTGGTTTGAAATCGGCGAGCCGTTCCACGGCAAGCCCGGTGACATCCCCGGGATAGGCCTCCATTCCGTCGTGCATCGTCCGCGTGAGGTCGATTATCTCAACGTTCATTCTTCCTCCTTTACTTCATGGACAATGGTACGCGAGAGGGAGAACGTCCTCATCACTTCCGTTAGAAAATCGGTGCGCACGAGGAGGATCGGAACCGCCGGGCCGAGGAGGGCGGTCCGCACCGCGCTCGCCAATCCGCCTCCGGCCAGCTCTAACCTCCCCACCTCGTCGATGAACACGACCTGGGAGGAGCGAGCTCCGTGCTCGATCGCGGCGCGGGCGAACTCGAGCCCGGGTTCGGCGATGAAGAACCGACCGATCGGGATCCCGGGCGGAGCCAGGCGGGCGAACGGATGTTCCCTCCCTGTCGCCAGGTCGCGGACCACGTACCCGACCGTCCGTTCTCCCTCCATGACCCGCAACGAGAGGACGCCGCCGACCTCGATCCCTCTCCTTCCGAGCTCGGCGGCGATTTCCTCTCCGGTTCGCGTCTTTCCCGCGCCGATCCCGCCGGTGATGATGACCGGCGTTTTCGTCCGCAGCCCGTCCAGGACGGGCCCGATCTCAGTAACGCGCGTCTAGAGCTCCTTCACCAGGCCGACCTTCTCGTTGAACTGCTCGATCAGCCGGTCGATCTCCGGGACCAGGGAATGGATCCGGTCCCAGTAGCCGGGGAAGTCGTACCACTGCGCCTGTAATTCCTCGGCGGATTTCCCCATCTGCTCGACCCAGGTGTAGTACTTCAGATTGTGGATTCGCCGGCGGTCCCAGTAGCCGAGCTCCGCCATCCAGTCGGTAGTGATCCCCTGGAGGTGGCGGTGATAGTCGATCGCCGCGTCGATCTCGGAGTAGGGGCCGTATTTTTCCTCGAGCTCCTTGAGCCGTGATTGGTAGAGCTCCATCGAGTCGGTGAACACGGTCAGGACGACGTCGTTTTCGGTCAGCTCGTAGTACTTGGCAAACTTGATCGCGCCGAGGAGGTTCCCGACACTCGAGATCCCAAGCAAATCGAGCTTCTCGATGAACTCATCCGGTACCCCTTGTTTGCTCAGATACTCGTGCCCGGCCGGCTCGTTGAACAGCCGGATCAAGCGCATCGTGTCCTCATCATCGATGTCGATTACCATGTCAGTGTTTCTCACGTTGTGGATCCAGGGGACGTGCTTGTCCCCGATCCCCTCGATCCGGTGCCCGCCGAACCCGTTCAACAGCAGGGTCGGGCACTGCTTCGCCTCCCCGACCGCGATCTTGCTCGTCGGGTAGATCTCCTTCATGTAATCGCCGCAGCCGAGGGTGCCGGAGGAGCCGCTCGTCAGCACCACCCCGGCGTAGTTACCGTCCGGGCCGAGCTCCTTTTGCAGGACCTCCTCCATCGCGTGCCCGGTGACGTCGTAGTGCCACAGGTGATTTCCGAACTCGTCGAACTGGTTGAAGATCATGATGTTGTCGCGGGTCGCTTGAAGCTCCTTGCACTTCTGGAAGATCTCCCACACGTTCGACTCGCACCCCGGGGTGGCGATCACCTCTCCCGCCACCTTCGCCAGCCACTCGAACCGCTCGCGCGACATCTCCTCGGGGAGGATGGCGATCGACTCGCAGGCGAGGAGGTTGGCGTCGTACGCCCCGCCGCGGCAGTAGTTCCCGGTCGACGGCCAGACCGCCTTGTGGAACGTCGGATCGAACTGCCCGGTGACAAGCCGCGGGACAAGGCACCCGAACGTCGCCCCCACCTTGTGTGCCCCGGTCGGGAACCATTTCCCCACCAGGGAGATGATCCGTGCCCGCACCCCGGTCAGCTCATGCGGGATCTCGAGGTAGTTCACCCCGTCGAACCCGCCCCCGTGCTTCACCGGCTCGTTCTTCCACGTGATCCGGAACAGGTTGAGCGGGTGCAGATCCCACAGTCCGACCTCCTTAAGTCGATCCTTGATCGGCTGGGGGATCTTGTTTGGGTCCTTCATCTGGGCGAACGTGGGGACGATGATCCCCCGCTCCCGTGCCCGCTGTGCCGTCCGTTCCAACTGCTCTTCGTTGATCGTA contains:
- a CDS encoding pyridoxal-phosphate dependent enzyme; the protein is MIDLTINEEQLERTAQRARERGIIVPTFAQMKDPNKIPQPIKDRLKEVGLWDLHPLNLFRITWKNEPVKHGGGFDGVNYLEIPHELTGVRARIISLVGKWFPTGAHKVGATFGCLVPRLVTGQFDPTFHKAVWPSTGNYCRGGAYDANLLACESIAILPEEMSRERFEWLAKVAGEVIATPGCESNVWEIFQKCKELQATRDNIMIFNQFDEFGNHLWHYDVTGHAMEEVLQKELGPDGNYAGVVLTSGSSGTLGCGDYMKEIYPTSKIAVGEAKQCPTLLLNGFGGHRIEGIGDKHVPWIHNVRNTDMVIDIDDEDTMRLIRLFNEPAGHEYLSKQGVPDEFIEKLDLLGISSVGNLLGAIKFAKYYELTENDVVLTVFTDSMELYQSRLKELEEKYGPYSEIDAAIDYHRHLQGITTDWMAELGYWDRRRIHNLKYYTWVEQMGKSAEELQAQWYDFPGYWDRIHSLVPEIDRLIEQFNEKVGLVKEL
- a CDS encoding DUF2478 domain-containing protein, producing the protein MGPVLDGLRTKTPVIITGGIGAGKTRTGEEIAAELGRRGIEVGGVLSLRVMEGERTVGYVVRDLATGREHPFARLAPPGIPIGRFFIAEPGLEFARAAIEHGARSSQVVFIDEVGRLELAGGGLASAVRTALLGPAVPILLVRTDFLTEVMRTFSLSRTIVHEVKEEE
- a CDS encoding cyclase family protein; protein product: MNVEIIDLTRTMHDGMEAYPGDVTGLAVERLADFKPDGYALSRLTFFHAHCGTHFDSPHHFIADGPDVSELPLVLPPIALVDTRAREIGPEELSAAGNLVGKAVLIHTGWDKEIGTERFYRDYPIITPAGAEFLVTQGIAILGLDTPSPDPPDSPDFPVHHVLLGAGIPIVEGLVNLEALIGVQDARFIAFPLKITGVEGTPIRAAAVITT